The window ATCAGGTTGCAGGTTAATTGCTGCGTCAAAATTTTTTTTGGCTAACCTTAATTCATTTAACTTTTGATAGTAAGAGCCCAAATCATTATATGCTATGGGCACACGCGGATAATTTAGTATCACATTGGTCCAAAGGGTTTCACTATTCTTCCATATCCTGGTTCTTTCGCTAGCCGCATAGGAAAGGAAGAACAGCCACAAAACAAAAACAGCAGCCAGACCCGTTCTATATCGGTAAATCAATGATCCGGAATCACTCCATATTCGATCTGCAAATACTCCAATTGTGATACAAAACCCTATATAAGAAAGATAGGAATAACGATCTGCAACTAGAGCACCACCTACAGGCAATAGTTGCAACACAAGGAAAATATTCACCAGGAAAAAAGCCATTCCGAAAACCAGTCCTGAAAATTTCCTCTTCCAAAAAATGAAAAGAAACAGGGCAACTGCAAAAAGAGGTGCTGCATACACCATCCAGGAATACCATCCATCTGATTTTTCCGGATAGGGATAATAAGCTGAGAGGCTGACAGGAAGAATAAATTTAATCAGATAGCTAATTAAGCCATAAGCAGAAAACAGCAGGCGATCAGTTAAAGAGTAAAGTTTAATATCCTGCAGGGATGAGGATTCTTTCTGGGCCAGAATTGCAAGGCTTCCAAAAATAACAGAAATAATAAAAAATGGAAGCTTCTCTATCAATACCTGTTTATTGATTGGCCTTTTCCGGTACCAATCTATCAGTACCATTACTACAGGAAATGTTACGGCCTGCGCCTTGGAAAGAAGTGATAAAAGGTACAGGCATATTATGATAAGATAGCTTCTCCAATGTTTGATTCCGGCATTAGAATAGCCGATGTAAGTGAGTAAGCCGATAAGGTAAAAGAGTACATACAGCAGATCTTTCTGCGCACTAACCCATGCAACTGATTCTACGTGAAGCGGATGAATCCCAAAAATCAGTGACCCAATACAGGCTGCAATCTTTTTGCCCGTTAATAAATAGATAAAATAGAAAAGAAGCACCGAATTGAGAAGGTGCAGCAACAGACTTACAACATGATAGCCAAAGGAAGTTTCACCAAAAAAATTATATTCTACTGCCTGCACTAAAACGGTAATGGGATGATAATTTCCCATTACATATGAAGAAAATATAGTCCCTAATTGAATATTTTTTACCAGTTGATTATTCAGTACATAACCTTCATCATCCCAATTTGTAAACCCATTTTTTAATGATGAACCATATACCAGTATAACAGTGACAACAACTATTGCAATTACAATCCAATTCCTCTTTTCATTGCCTGCCCTGGGTATTTTATTTTTTTCGGATGACAGATGTCTTTTTCCATTTTTCCCTGCGGATTTGTTTTTCTTTTCAAAACTCATATAAAATCATTTCCTGGCGTCACAGATTAATTATTTACAGCGGGGACATTTAATTTTTAAAAAGAGGTACACAAACGAGAAAGTAGTCCTTATTTTCCTCTGTTTCGAACTCTTTACTACCAAGCAATTCACAGCGCTTGCGGATATTCTGCAACCCAAATTTGGTAGATACGGTTACCTTTTTTTTCTGAAGATTGTTTCGTACACAAATCTTCCTGTCGTCTATCGTAAATATTTCCACTTTCAGCGGCTGATCTTTGGAAACCACATTGTGCTTAACAGCATTTTCTATTAGCAACTGAAGTGTGAGAGGCGGAATTTTAAGGTTAATACTCACTTTTGAAACAGTTTTTTCTACCTGTAATTTCTCACCATGTCGCTGCTGCAATAAAAAAATATAGTCATTCGTAAGGTCCAGCTCATCTTTTAAAGTCACCAGGTCTACATCTTTAAAGGCGAGTAAACTTCTGAAAAAATCAGAGAGATGATCGATATAAACAAGTGCTGTTTTCGTGTTTTCTTCCACCAGAGTGGCGAGCGTATTAAAGCTGTTAAATAAGAAGTGAGGATTAATTTGTGTTTTGAGATTTTCCAGCTGAAATTCGATGCGTTCCCGGCTTAATTTTTCTTCCCGCGCACGACGCTTATCGCGCTCCTTAATAAAAAAATAAATTAGTGAAGCAACAAGAACAGAACAAGCCGCAATAAACCACCATGTTTTCCAGAATGGCGGGGTAATGGTAAAAGTATATAACCCGGTAGATGCGTCTTCAAAATTACGATGTATAGTAGCCTGAACATTAAATGTATAAGTACCGGGAGGCAGCTCCGGATAAATAGCGCGCTCATCCTTTGTTTTGATCCAGTCCAAATCATGGCCCTGGAGCATATACCTGTAGATTACCTGTGAAGGATTGGAATTCCAAAATGAATGAAAGTTAAAAGTGACATGGTTCTGGTTGTAGTTAATGATATGCAGCTTTTCAAAATCAATTGGCGCCAGCTCCACCAACACCTCCCGTATTTCAATACGTGATTCATGTGAAAAAAGCAGAGAGGGAGTGTAATATTTTAAAATCCCGTGTTTAGTCGCAATCCAGATGTTTGAGAATTGATCTTTATTGTAAGAATTGAGGTTAGGTGAAATATCGTCAAAAACAGATTTTCCGCGATAGCTCCGAACCTGGTTGGTTTTTGTTTCCAATATATCTATTGCATCATTTTCCAATATCACGATATCTCCGTTTTCATCGGTAAGAATGCCGGAAATAGCAAGGTCACTGATGCCTTCTTTTAATCCGTAGTTGGTGAATTTTTTCCCGTCAAATTTAAAAATACCATTAGAGGGGGTGCTGAACCATATGGTACCATCCAGACCTTCGGTAATGGAATAGATGGTTTTAATTTTCAGGGTATCAAATTCTTCATAGGTTACAAAAATTTTTTCGTGCATCATTTTCAATCCTCCGCCATCAGTCGCAAACCAAATACGTCCCTTGGAATCAATAAAAGTCTGGTAGATATAATTACTGTTCAGGCCACTGCCCTCGGTAAAATTTTGAAATGAAAAATCGATTTTCTTATTTAACAAAGCTTTCATTCTGCATTGCGTTACGCCCCCTAAAGTCGAAATCCAAACATTATCCTTATTTCCTGTAATCGAAAGCACGTTATCATTAGCTAACTGATCCTGTTGCGTGAATTGAAGAAAATATATGGAATGAAAGGGATTCACGAAAACTCCGGAATTAAAGGTTCCAATCCATATATTACCTTTTACATCCTGGTAGAGTGAAGTAATTACTGGTTGTTTTTCAGATTCAAGAAGCCTTACCGGCGTAACAATATCGTTACCGCCTGAGTCACAGTTCATTTTGAACAAGCCTTTTAGGGTGGAGAACCAGAGATAGGATTGATTATCGTGCATAACTACACTGATTGCTTCAGTGTTAAATGGTTTTTTTAAAGACATCCATTCAAATAGTGCAGGAAACTGATCAAGGCCTCTGTTGACTGATATGATCCAGAAATTCCCTTCATTATCCTGCTGGATATCAGAAATCTTTACATTTTCATACCCTGTAGACTGATCATATATTAAAGGGTGATAGGAATCATGCATAGAAACACTGATTAATCCCTTGCCCATAGTGCCAACCATGAGCCGGTTATAACCCTGAATGGATAATGCACTTACGGCCCCATGATTCCAGTGATGGCTGAACGGAGGAACCGTAAAAATTTTATTCTGTGGATTAAAATAGCAAACTCCCTCATCCTGCATTCCAATCCAAATATTACCTGACTGGTCTGATTCCAGGCACCTCACAATTTCATCAGGAAGTCCGTCTTTAGGAGTGTAGGTATTTAGAATAAATTTTCCACCCACAAAATTACATTGAGTAAGTCCGCCATCTGTACCCAGCCAAACCGTTCCATCCTTTGCCACTGTCATTGCATAAATCTCGTTTCCGGGAAGTCCATCATTTAACGTTATGTGTCTTCTAAACTTTTTATCCCGAACGAAGAGCCCGTTTCCGTATGTGGCTATCCATATTCTTCCGGATGGCTCCTCAATAATCCTGCTCACTGAAGCACCGTAGGAGGTATCCACTACAAAATCATTTTTCCAGGTTTTTATTGACCTGTGCCCAATAGTTCCGTCATCAAAACCAATCCATATATAAATGCTGTCGCAGAAAAGGGAAGTAACGTTCACTGAAATGGTATCTGCAGAATTCACAGGGGAAAAATCAGTGCCATCGAAACTGAAAAGGCCTCTGGTAGTACCGATCCACATTCTGCCATAATAATCCGTTGTCATTTTGTTTATCGTAACCGGCTGATAGATGGATGCCAGCTCAT of the Chitinophagales bacterium genome contains:
- a CDS encoding tetratricopeptide repeat protein, with translation MSFEKKNKSAGKNGKRHLSSEKNKIPRAGNEKRNWIVIAIVVVTVILVYGSSLKNGFTNWDDEGYVLNNQLVKNIQLGTIFSSYVMGNYHPITVLVQAVEYNFFGETSFGYHVVSLLLHLLNSVLLFYFIYLLTGKKIAACIGSLIFGIHPLHVESVAWVSAQKDLLYVLFYLIGLLTYIGYSNAGIKHWRSYLIIICLYLLSLLSKAQAVTFPVVMVLIDWYRKRPINKQVLIEKLPFFIISVIFGSLAILAQKESSSLQDIKLYSLTDRLLFSAYGLISYLIKFILPVSLSAYYPYPEKSDGWYSWMVYAAPLFAVALFLFIFWKRKFSGLVFGMAFFLVNIFLVLQLLPVGGALVADRYSYLSYIGFCITIGVFADRIWSDSGSLIYRYRTGLAAVFVLWLFFLSYAASERTRIWKNSETLWTNVILNYPRVPIAYNDLGSYYQKLNELRLAKKNFDAAINLQPDFGEALINRCDLFRAENKIDSAIIDGNHAVKLRPENADSRINRGIAFSMAGKYDSAMADFNKAISLSPGNARYYNNRGNLFGITNHPDSAIRDYDLALRYDPGFIDAYGNRGHSYFVLGNYSQAINDLTKAIGSDSFNSQNYYIRMQAYEKSDKYREAFSDAESAKRLGLQIPDEYIQMLKQKY
- a CDS encoding histidine kinase, which codes for MPLKCFIILFFILISTSNIGFCQYSIWRQYELASIYQPVTINKMTTDYYGRMWIGTTRGLFSFDGTDFSPVNSADTISVNVTSLFCDSIYIWIGFDDGTIGHRSIKTWKNDFVVDTSYGASVSRIIEEPSGRIWIATYGNGLFVRDKKFRRHITLNDGLPGNEIYAMTVAKDGTVWLGTDGGLTQCNFVGGKFILNTYTPKDGLPDEIVRCLESDQSGNIWIGMQDEGVCYFNPQNKIFTVPPFSHHWNHGAVSALSIQGYNRLMVGTMGKGLISVSMHDSYHPLIYDQSTGYENVKISDIQQDNEGNFWIISVNRGLDQFPALFEWMSLKKPFNTEAISVVMHDNQSYLWFSTLKGLFKMNCDSGGNDIVTPVRLLESEKQPVITSLYQDVKGNIWIGTFNSGVFVNPFHSIYFLQFTQQDQLANDNVLSITGNKDNVWISTLGGVTQCRMKALLNKKIDFSFQNFTEGSGLNSNYIYQTFIDSKGRIWFATDGGGLKMMHEKIFVTYEEFDTLKIKTIYSITEGLDGTIWFSTPSNGIFKFDGKKFTNYGLKEGISDLAISGILTDENGDIVILENDAIDILETKTNQVRSYRGKSVFDDISPNLNSYNKDQFSNIWIATKHGILKYYTPSLLFSHESRIEIREVLVELAPIDFEKLHIINYNQNHVTFNFHSFWNSNPSQVIYRYMLQGHDLDWIKTKDERAIYPELPPGTYTFNVQATIHRNFEDASTGLYTFTITPPFWKTWWFIAACSVLVASLIYFFIKERDKRRAREEKLSRERIEFQLENLKTQINPHFLFNSFNTLATLVEENTKTALVYIDHLSDFFRSLLAFKDVDLVTLKDELDLTNDYIFLLQQRHGEKLQVEKTVSKVSINLKIPPLTLQLLIENAVKHNVVSKDQPLKVEIFTIDDRKICVRNNLQKKKVTVSTKFGLQNIRKRCELLGSKEFETEENKDYFLVCVPLFKN